Proteins from one Leptonema illini DSM 21528 genomic window:
- a CDS encoding alpha/beta fold hydrolase, with the protein MQLAFRRFEGPGAPLIILHGLFGSSKNWATHAKELSAFYDVYTVDHRNHGDSPWSDEHTMKAMVADIVAFQNEQIRRPALYLGHSMGGLVAMGAALLHPDLVKALIVADIAPRAYEPHHQREFAALRIDVSQMATRQDVDRAMAAVHPEASVRQFLQMNLEREGDGFRWKVNVDALEKAEYLAEFDTVFTALDQTYGGPALFLGGRSSTYIREQDHARIKELFPHAEIRVIDGDHWLHYSNYAGFMREVSGFLKRIA; encoded by the coding sequence ATGCAACTTGCCTTTCGTCGCTTTGAGGGCCCCGGCGCTCCTCTGATTATTCTGCATGGCCTTTTCGGTTCGAGCAAGAACTGGGCGACGCATGCAAAAGAGCTGAGCGCCTTTTATGATGTTTATACGGTCGATCACCGCAATCATGGCGACTCTCCCTGGAGCGACGAACATACGATGAAGGCGATGGTCGCCGATATCGTCGCCTTTCAAAACGAACAGATCAGGCGACCGGCCCTCTATCTCGGCCATTCGATGGGTGGCCTTGTGGCCATGGGAGCGGCCCTTCTGCATCCCGATCTTGTGAAGGCGCTCATCGTCGCCGACATCGCTCCGCGGGCCTACGAGCCGCATCATCAGCGTGAGTTTGCCGCTCTGCGAATCGACGTCTCTCAGATGGCGACGCGACAGGACGTCGATCGGGCCATGGCGGCGGTGCATCCCGAAGCGAGTGTGCGTCAGTTCTTACAGATGAATCTCGAACGTGAAGGCGACGGATTCCGCTGGAAGGTGAACGTCGATGCGCTTGAGAAGGCCGAGTATCTTGCGGAGTTTGATACCGTCTTCACGGCCCTCGATCAGACATACGGCGGCCCGGCTCTCTTTCTTGGCGGGCGCTCCTCTACTTACATAAGAGAACAGGATCATGCTCGCATTAAGGAGCTTTTTCCACACGCAGAGATTCGCGTTATCGACGGCGACCACTGGCTGCATTATTCGAACTATGCAGGGTTTATGCGCGAGGTAAGCGGCTTCTTGAAGCGGATTGCGTAA